The Lepeophtheirus salmonis chromosome 3, UVic_Lsal_1.4, whole genome shotgun sequence genomic interval AGTTTTACATCCCAGGACAATACATACAATGAATGGTCTGGCctctatacaaaaatttaaatctaatataaattaagattaaGAGTGAAACAgttcctaaaaataatataataactcaTCCAATTTATAGTACATTCAAGGGAGAGTAAGTATATTTAAGTTATAAGGGTATCATAATGAGTAATGACTTATTATGACAACTAATGTAGCAGAGAAATATTTTCCCTTGTTCCTATTCTTCTCTTGTGTATTACATGGATACACCTTTTCTCATAATCTGAACGTTGGTTGGTTAAATTATAATGGTATCCTTTTAAGCTGTGGACAATTCCCgacaattattcaataataattccatagttgggaagaattgactaatcaccaactgattttgggacttttttcttcatagagTAATAAAGGTTGCTCAGCGTTTTTACagttatatatcattattatttagctaTTAGTGGACCttctttgtattattatttatttatatgtttagcATGCAATTGTTAGCATATAAGTATCAGTTTTTTGCTCAGCGTTTTAaccattaaatgtttttttgttgtacaTATGGAACATAGCACACAAAtgcctatttataaaaaattattcaacaaaaatgagTCAAATTTTACGTATCTGAAATAACTCTTGTTGTAAATGTGAACAGATATTAGTATGACTTTGCATGATCAATTATgctaagtatttaattattaattagaagaaaaaaatccaaaaattcttttttcattatattacttctataaaaaaacattttcaaaagatacaaaaaattaatgatgaagCATTTCACGGTTaacatttaaaagtatatatatcgATAAACGACCTCTCAATATTTCAACATGTGCTAACTTTGAGTAGGGaaatatttgtagaatattCAAAGGccataatgtataattaaaacaaaatgatttgACTTGAGTTCAACTTTATGTACAAAAACCtttgtatgaaataatttgaCTTATGAAAAGCTCCGTTTTcgctatattaatttttatcttatttatgtaattttacatAATGCAAAAATAACACAACGCACAAACTTCCGCTCTGAAAGAAGGATTTCCTGTACTTTTTTGTGTCAATGCACTTATCCACATAATGTTAGTATTTTCATTCCAGTTCAAGTCAAATTTATACTTCCTTTAACACTTTAAAATACGTGTAaggtagtgttggattcgaattAAAACTATTGAGTTggagaaattaaatattgagtcGAGTCGAGTTGGAGATGTTCAACTTTATGATAAGTAGAGTTTGAGTTAAGGCATACGGCTAACGGAAACATTTTTAAGTTCAACAATTAAGTCAGTTTGACTACCGCAATAAGGcagtcaattataattaatcaaataatataggtaattttataaaatatttatttgtataataagaaattatttcaaaaagttgtatCAATATAATCACAACAAAACATAGATaaaactaaaggactctaggcaaagagtggtTTGATTAAACTCGATCCAAAACTTTGGCATTAATCCTGATGATTAACAaataaactaagaaaaaaaggatttaaaaacatAACCTTCTTTGCAAAGGTTGTCATATTGTATAGATATTAACATCCTAGCCGCATGGTCACTACTTATTACATTTCTccttttcaatataatttatttagcagTAGAAAAAGTCCCCTTGCTCGGCCTCGAAGTTGtacttaattttttgcaaaatttacaaaGCAGAAAAGCTAAGCACaaattagatttaaaacaaaattcccACCATAAATTTAACTGACGACTTAATCGCTTATCTCAGATTCaatttaatgaacaaatatttttctttgatcctTTGCTCGAGCTCAACTTgaatcaataatattcaaatacttGAACTCGATAGTGATAAatcaaatccaacactattattatattaataattattaatgttaatatacaatattaacaattaagtCATTTGGGTACCTCAATGAGATggtcaattataattaataaaattaaataaaaattaaaaaaaaatatatatatcgaatTGGGCCAATACAGATTAATTACTCGAGTAAGTCCCAAGAtccaaattattcatatatatatatattcctgcgtaaggtacatttaattttaattagttaggaattactcaataaaagtataaaacaacTGGAGATGAgataaattagtttatattctaatatttcaagttttaattttttgtgttccAGTCTAGtcgagtttttcaaataatatttcagggGGAGGAGTGAGTTCGaatcctttgaaaaaaatcaagttcgAGTAATACTCGAACCTAACACTATTATAATGTAATAAgtgtgaataattatatttttaattaggtgAAACCCTAATTGTTATGATTTCAcctaataattattgaaaaaaaaccgaAGGTCAtggttttttaattactattcttggttattattcaatatataatatatttgacgTGTACTTCATCGAATAACTTTCACTCTTTTTCCGTTTATTTTAGGAAGCCCCTTATTCCTGACACCTTATATTAAGAGCGGAAAAATTCAAGAAGCCAGGGAACTATCAAAAGTTATAATTCCAAATCATGACTCGGTGGAGGGATATTCCGGATACCTTGCTGTTAATAAACCCTCTTGcgcatcaaatttatttttttggtactttCCGGCAAAAGTGAGTTAAACAAATGTTTGAAATTCAACGTTTTCACTGAGGTCATATAAGGCTGTAAATAAACTGAAACTAACCAAATCAACAATCACTGAAACTAAACAAtgcttttaaaatgaaaaattattaaaattttcttggttGGATGGATTAATTTTAGTACCAAAATGTCTACTTTTATCTAATCGATGCATCTTCATCTTACCAATTGGGATTAACGCactattttctttcttaaaatgcaattaaaaaattttgagctgtattttttgttctgttCTCGTAGACAGGGTCAATGCTTCTCTAATAGTTTGATTATTAGCCTGTCTCAGATTACATTTGAATATCTGTTCTCCCTctttaatactaatttttaacTAAAGACTCCAGGGAAAGAGTGTACATCCAGCATCAATATCATATGAGGCTTAATACTTTTTCTCTCttctctgattggcttaaaattgtcatttgTAGATTGTTCCCAATTTTGAGCATATCAAATAGACAAAACTCAATTCTtttaccaaatttgaaaaaaaagaagaaatattgatttaaaaataatgattgaataagtaatatattatgtaattaaaatgtattatacattttaagacTCAAAATGGACGAGCATGGGTTTTCCTTAATATTCCATGTATCAAGCCTGGGGATCAAGTCGTAAATTCTTCCTTTTTGTCACAGGACGCCGGGGAACTTTTCAgtctttcataattttttttgaaatttcacgATAAATCTTTCATGTCCACTCTTTCTCTAGAGtacattatttctaaaaaaacgaattttctaatttttaaataaagatatatattttttgataatccaTCAACGTATCCCAAAGTTTGattaacctttttttacatgataaatatatttataataatttcccGAATAGTAaatccacatttaaaaaaaatatttttacaagtacaaatattacatacttcatattcatataaattttcatgagatctatctttcttttattatttgagaataGTATTTACCCAAAACTGCACCTCTTCTTCTTTGGCTCCAAGGAGGACCAGGAGGCTCCTCATTATTTGGCCTTTTTATTGAGCACGGTCCCTTTATAATAACTGAAAATTTGGATGTTCGAGAACGAAATACTGCTTGGTCTTTGActcataacataatttatcttgaCCAGCCAGTGGGTACAggtatttgacaaattaattttatatttctatataatttgtttaataaaaaaataatacatttgttaaaaataaagtgttCGCGGAAAGTTTTAACAAacgtttattttgatttaatgacataattaattgtttgattAGCCAAACGAATACTTTATATGGACCGTTTGATGTACAAGACTAGCCATTAAGGCACCCCCTATCCAGTCAAAGCCTAACAAGATCTTTAATCTTctgtcgaaaaattcaaattactcagtggtatcattttcttgtgatcTAAACTTTGCTTTGTGCTtagatttttcacattttataatgtttttagtaATAATTGTCGTTTTTTTGCCGTGATATCTGCAGATAAGTGGTGCCGGACGTTAAACAGTCCTTGTACATGgcaaataaaatcttttgttcacaaaaaataatgaagacaataaaaaatataattaacaaactgaaaatccatttaaatatagcatttaattaataagggtcaactttttcaaaactttatctaaaaaaataaaacaaatgtgtatatacttattttaggATTTAGTTTCACGAAGCTCGATGAATGTTATGCCACAAATGAGACTGATGTAGCCAAGGATATTTATGAAatgctttttcaattttttcaactcTTCCCCGAGACGAAATCAAATGAATTTTACATTACTGGAGAATCTTATGCTGGAAAATATGTTCCAGCTATTGCATCCTACATTCACGAACAGAATCCATTATCCgcagaaaaagataaaattaatttggttGGAATAGCAATTGGAGACGGATTGTGTGATCCCTTAACAATGACTAATTATGGAGACTTCTTATACAATGTTGGCTTAATAGATGAGGCTGCattaaaagtgtttaaaattattgaagcaaaacaaattgaatatatcaaaaataaggaatGGGAGAAAGCATTTAGagtaaagatgaaatattttaccTATTTGTAAGCAGTGGCGGCCTGGCTCAACTTTCATAGTGGGACATGTTTAAATATTGCCCCATTCattcatataaattgattttttatgggaagaaatttctcaattttccaCTCAAAGCATTGAAGCAAAATGGGTGTAGCCCCTCCCCCATaggaagaaatttttgctttttaccaaaaaatataatatattttttttttttcaaaaaattttatatttgaaatgtaattttttgtgagtatctatggatttttgaaatttttttttgaatagctgtggattttcaaatttttttcgaaaaaattaaatatttgtaatttatttcaaaaattttaatttttgaatttattatacaaaaatttcaaaaaacaagcacctcccccccaaaaaaaaaaaaaaaccacaactatataatcctgcagacgttacttattattttccctagtgatgtatttaattttttcttcctattgCAGAATTCACCAAAGTATTTGTTCATCTCGAGAAATTACAAGTGCACTCTTGTTCCCTCTCTAACTAAATCGTAAAGtgttatataatctttttttatagaaaatacgtgttccttaaaaatttaatgaacaaaagaTCAATTTAAAATCCGTGCTGCATCTCCTGAATTTTGAGCTACGCTCACTAATGCTTTGGAATCTACCTTGTTAGTCTAACTAAAAAGGATGAATTCATTGAGGCTAAATAGTTATAGAGAAATAAACGACATCCTCAGTACTAccaggggcatctgcaggatt includes:
- the LOC121114899 gene encoding probable serine carboxypeptidase CPVL isoform X2, producing MLWVILISLGVIVSGGESPFRSFFPNYPNLFVEYNTTGSPLFLTPYIKSGKIQEARELSKVIIPNHDSVEGYSGYLAVNKPSCASNLFFWYFPAKYLPKTAPLLLWLQGGPGGSSLFGLFIEHGPFIITENLDVRERNTAWSLTHNIIYLDQPVGTGFSFTKLDECYATNETDVAKDIYEMLFQFFQLFPETKSNEFYITGESYAGKYVPAIASYIHEQNPLSAEKDKINLVGIAIGDGLCDPLTMTNYGDFLYNVGLIDEAALKVFKIIEAKQIEYIKNKEWEKAFRVFDSLLNGDESGYPSFFTNATGLKYYFNYLLSNSPQEFNYYPQFLEKPEIRKAIHVGGLTYNDGSIVEKHLIKDIMKSVKPLVESLLKNYRVMIYNGQTDIIIAWPLTESFITSMKWSGADEYITTKRKI
- the LOC121114899 gene encoding probable serine carboxypeptidase CPVL isoform X1; protein product: MLWVILISLGVIVSGGESPFRSFFPNYPNLFVEYNTTGSPLFLTPYIKSGKIQEARELSKVIIPNHDSVEGYSGYLAVNKPSCASNLFFWYFPAKYLPKTAPLLLWLQGGPGGSSLFGLFIEHGPFIITENLDVRERNTAWSLTHNIIYLDQPVGTGFSFTKLDECYATNETDVAKDIYEMLFQFFQLFPETKSNEFYITGESYAGKYVPAIASYIHEQNPLSAEKDKINLVGIAIGDGLCDPLTMTNYGDFLYNVGLIDEAALKVFKIIEAKQIEYIKNKEWEKAFRVFDSLLNGDESGYPSFFTNATGLKYYFNYLLSNSPQEFNYYPQFLEKPEIRKAIHVGGLTYNDGSIVEKHLIKDIMKSVKPLVESLLKNYRVMIYNGQTDIIIAWPLTESFITSMKWSGADEYITTKRKIWRFGNDVAGYAKEVGNLTQVLVRNAGHMIPYDQPKWAFDLIHRFTSKKGF